A genome region from Arachidicoccus soli includes the following:
- a CDS encoding RagB/SusD family nutrient uptake outer membrane protein, producing the protein MKKQYFIWLCTFSVLAGLVASCNKTGFLDKTSTTSLDEASTFSDSANAIAFLNNIYTNIGFASDPRRFSGGNYAAGLDASCDEAEGPNSSSTNGFIEFATGTVNPTIVPDDAWRISYANIRAVNQFLKHLPVIPFNTSLKKETKGEALFLRGWYYFMLLEHYGGVPIIGDTIYAASDVMPAVRNSFASCVNYISNECDSAAVYLPVTQTGSQYGRASKGACLALKARLLLYAASPLFNNGGIGKGIAGLDSIVAYPDANPDRWKLAADAAEAVINLNAYSLYVDSTSVPGKLGYGFQELFTQRYNTEYILPRMMDANKYLESLWDVPSRGGSGGPFPYQEIVDAFPMSNGKSITDPTSGYDPNNPYANRDPRLDYSIIHDSTLRTFFGANQPTPVLLYMNTKVSPAVPASGDAVYKGTPTGYYIFKMLDPNIINNGISGSSRCLPLIRYAEILLDYAEAENEYAGPDPTVYEALGAIRQRAGLRPYELPPGLTQDQMRAAIHNERRIELAYEGFRFFDVRRWMIADSTENQEMHGMEVDRGNTVSYKVFNVRKHNFKKAMYLWPLPLSEIAKIPDMLQNPLY; encoded by the coding sequence ATGAAAAAGCAATATTTTATCTGGTTATGCACTTTCTCGGTTTTAGCGGGTTTAGTTGCCTCATGCAATAAAACCGGATTTTTGGATAAAACTTCAACCACTAGCCTGGACGAAGCATCTACTTTTTCTGATAGTGCAAATGCTATTGCATTCTTAAACAATATTTATACAAATATTGGGTTTGCGAGTGATCCTAGAAGGTTTAGTGGCGGTAATTATGCAGCTGGTTTAGATGCTTCTTGTGATGAGGCAGAAGGGCCAAACTCTTCAAGCACTAACGGATTTATCGAATTCGCGACAGGTACTGTAAATCCAACAATAGTGCCGGATGACGCATGGAGAATTTCATATGCAAATATTAGAGCGGTCAATCAATTTTTGAAACATTTACCGGTCATACCCTTTAATACTTCTTTAAAAAAGGAGACAAAAGGTGAAGCGCTTTTCTTAAGAGGGTGGTATTATTTTATGCTGTTAGAGCATTACGGTGGTGTACCAATCATCGGAGACACCATCTACGCCGCTAGTGATGTCATGCCGGCTGTAAGGAATTCGTTTGCATCTTGTGTGAACTATATATCCAATGAATGTGATAGTGCTGCAGTTTACCTACCTGTAACTCAGACTGGATCTCAATACGGAAGAGCCAGCAAAGGTGCATGTTTGGCATTAAAAGCAAGACTGTTATTATATGCGGCAAGCCCGCTGTTCAACAATGGTGGGATTGGCAAAGGCATTGCCGGCTTAGATTCTATTGTCGCCTATCCTGACGCTAATCCTGACCGGTGGAAATTGGCTGCAGATGCTGCAGAGGCAGTGATCAATTTAAATGCTTATTCCTTATATGTTGATTCAACCAGTGTACCCGGAAAGCTGGGTTATGGTTTCCAAGAATTATTTACACAGAGATATAACACGGAATACATTCTGCCCAGAATGATGGACGCAAATAAATACCTCGAGTCCTTATGGGATGTCCCGTCTCGTGGCGGCAGCGGGGGGCCCTTCCCTTATCAAGAAATTGTAGACGCCTTTCCGATGAGCAACGGTAAAAGCATTACTGACCCTACATCCGGTTATGATCCCAATAATCCTTACGCCAATAGGGATCCGCGTCTGGACTATTCCATTATTCATGATTCTACATTAAGAACTTTTTTTGGAGCAAATCAGCCTACACCTGTCTTATTATATATGAATACAAAAGTTTCTCCGGCTGTTCCGGCAAGTGGAGATGCGGTATATAAAGGTACACCAACAGGTTACTATATATTCAAAATGCTGGACCCCAATATTATTAATAATGGCATTAGCGGATCGTCAAGGTGCCTGCCTTTAATTAGATATGCTGAAATTCTTTTAGATTATGCAGAAGCAGAAAATGAATATGCCGGACCAGATCCTACTGTTTATGAAGCATTAGGAGCTATTAGGCAAAGGGCCGGCCTAAGACCTTATGAATTACCACCGGGGCTTACACAGGATCAAATGCGTGCAGCTATTCATAATGAAAGAAGGATAGAACTCGCTTATGAAGGCTTCAGATTTTTTGATGTAAGAAGATGGATGATTGCTGACTCTACCGAGAATCAGGAAATGCACGGGATGGAAGTAGATAGAGGCAATACGGTCTCTTACAAAGTATTTAATGTTAGAAAACATAATTTTAAAAAAGCTATGTATTTGTGGCCGCTTCCTTTGTCTGAAATTGCCAAAATACCTGACATGCTTCAAAATCCACTTTATTAA
- a CDS encoding RNA polymerase sigma factor: MRRGNSYTDNDLFQLFKKGDKEAFEELYIRNWPDLIREANYRNGFNNASEDMVQDLFVSLFQKAKEIDIKISVKSYLHQALRYKIINSKRNLKIHNNCHYELLLMQKSTNAFAVELETKEFSENLHHVIKVLPKKCKQVFLLSREENYSHKHISAQLNISLSTVEKHIGKALKIIKTEICSYYKKAIV, from the coding sequence GTGAGACGAGGAAATTCTTATACTGATAATGATTTATTCCAACTTTTTAAAAAAGGGGATAAAGAAGCATTCGAAGAGCTCTATATTAGAAATTGGCCGGATTTAATTCGAGAGGCAAATTATAGAAATGGTTTTAATAATGCTTCCGAAGATATGGTTCAAGATCTATTTGTATCCCTTTTTCAAAAAGCAAAAGAGATTGATATTAAAATATCAGTGAAGTCATACCTACATCAAGCTTTACGCTATAAAATAATCAATAGTAAGAGGAATTTAAAAATTCATAATAATTGTCATTATGAGTTGCTGCTGATGCAAAAAAGCACAAACGCTTTTGCAGTAGAGCTGGAGACAAAGGAATTTTCGGAAAATTTACATCATGTCATTAAGGTGTTGCCGAAAAAATGCAAACAAGTATTTCTGTTGAGTAGAGAAGAGAATTATTCTCATAAGCATATTTCAGCGCAGCTAAATATTTCTTTATCTACCGTCGAAAAGCATATTGGGAAAGCGCTAAAAATAATTAAAACTGAGATCTGCTCTTATTACAAAAAAGCTATTGTCTAA
- a CDS encoding glycoside hydrolase family 38 C-terminal domain-containing protein, with amino-acid sequence MFLKNKRTIFLTIISSVFISHVLAQQSYFIDGYHGGIWGHYPYLYSSFIAEEMDAHPNWKLNFEIEPVTWDSIEKLDPTGYSKIKNWINNDSVQTRIEYINPDYGQSYLYNISGESIIRQFKYGMKTLRKHFPKIAFTTYSSEEPCFTSALPGILKSYGFKYASLKNPNTCWAGYVAAHGGELVNWVGPDGSSILTVPRYATEKLLAHSTWQTEAWNNSPSYIQSALNDGIKDPVGMCIQDAGWRNGPWLGEKKNIIYTTWRNYFKNIANKDNVPDWQLSQEDIKVSLVWGGQILQRVAKAVRKTENMLVNTEIIAALNKIYFGKNWPQKDLDIAWKNLLLSEHHDCWVVPYNRKYGRNWEQYVQQWTGASQNICDTILDKKNLKDQQGEVKQYIRIYNGSAQSRTAYIGVNLPTRFAQKQVFLSDKDEHRIPAQRTDNKLYFKATIPSVGYASFRINEQNGVPLKGEDIISEEKNGDYKLETDLYKIIIDPKAGGAIKSLLMKKENDHEFVIKGRFLNELKGYFYQEKRFHSSTETPATIKILSNDPLYASVQIKGIIAGNPFTQIINVTKDGAFIKMKLHIDWLSNIGIGKFDESKTYKSENLVKAFYNNKYKLLTLFPVNISDAVIYKDAPFDVFKSKEKNTFFNSWDSIKNNVLLHWVDIEDKEGRYGLALFSDETTSYAHGPGIPLGLTTQYSGRALFGADYTLDGATNLSYALLPHTGNWKKGDVNMQSAYYNRPLTVTLFKSTGLERDNWNKSFMHLDNSGCILSALMIDHKDIVMRLFNAQGKGGLHTIYLEKPAKNAVRVKLNGEVQGMIPIQDNGKAFSLRIPPLGFSTIRLEGIVD; translated from the coding sequence ATGTTTTTAAAAAATAAAAGAACCATTTTTCTCACAATAATTTCTTCCGTCTTTATTTCACATGTTTTGGCTCAACAATCTTATTTCATAGATGGTTATCATGGGGGAATATGGGGGCATTATCCGTATCTATATAGTTCTTTCATTGCCGAAGAAATGGATGCACATCCAAATTGGAAACTGAATTTTGAAATAGAACCGGTAACCTGGGATAGTATAGAGAAATTAGATCCAACGGGTTATAGTAAAATAAAAAATTGGATTAATAATGATTCGGTACAGACACGTATCGAATATATCAACCCGGATTATGGTCAGAGTTATTTATACAATATCTCCGGGGAAAGCATTATTAGGCAATTTAAATATGGAATGAAAACCTTAAGAAAACACTTTCCTAAAATAGCTTTTACAACTTATTCTTCAGAAGAGCCTTGTTTTACAAGTGCCTTGCCTGGCATATTAAAATCTTATGGCTTTAAATATGCCAGCTTAAAAAACCCCAATACTTGCTGGGCGGGTTATGTAGCTGCCCATGGAGGAGAGCTGGTCAATTGGGTTGGACCGGATGGATCTTCCATTTTAACGGTACCCAGGTATGCAACAGAAAAATTATTAGCGCATTCAACCTGGCAAACAGAGGCTTGGAACAATAGTCCATCCTATATTCAATCGGCCTTGAATGATGGCATAAAGGATCCCGTAGGAATGTGCATCCAAGATGCCGGATGGAGAAACGGACCCTGGTTAGGAGAAAAGAAAAATATTATTTATACGACCTGGAGAAACTATTTCAAAAATATCGCTAATAAGGATAATGTTCCTGATTGGCAGCTCTCTCAAGAAGATATCAAAGTAAGCCTTGTATGGGGAGGTCAGATTCTGCAACGTGTAGCCAAAGCCGTAAGGAAGACGGAAAACATGCTTGTCAATACAGAGATAATCGCTGCCCTCAATAAAATATATTTCGGAAAGAACTGGCCTCAGAAAGATCTCGATATCGCATGGAAAAACTTGTTGCTGTCAGAACATCATGATTGCTGGGTCGTTCCTTACAATAGAAAATATGGAAGAAACTGGGAGCAATATGTTCAACAATGGACTGGCGCATCACAAAACATTTGCGATACGATCCTTGATAAAAAAAACCTTAAGGATCAGCAGGGAGAGGTGAAGCAATATATCCGTATTTATAATGGCTCAGCGCAGAGCCGAACAGCGTACATAGGAGTTAATTTGCCTACACGGTTTGCACAGAAGCAAGTCTTCCTATCTGATAAAGATGAACATCGGATTCCTGCACAACGAACAGATAATAAATTATATTTTAAGGCAACAATTCCTTCTGTAGGCTATGCAAGTTTCCGAATAAATGAACAAAATGGTGTTCCTTTAAAAGGTGAGGATATCATCAGTGAAGAGAAAAACGGAGACTATAAATTAGAAACTGATCTTTATAAAATAATTATAGATCCTAAAGCGGGAGGAGCCATTAAAAGCCTCCTTATGAAAAAGGAAAACGACCACGAGTTTGTAATTAAGGGCAGGTTCTTGAATGAATTAAAAGGCTATTTTTATCAAGAAAAAAGATTCCACTCCAGCACTGAAACACCCGCTACTATTAAAATATTATCGAATGACCCTCTATATGCAAGCGTTCAAATAAAGGGAATCATTGCGGGTAACCCTTTTACACAAATTATTAATGTAACTAAGGACGGAGCATTCATAAAAATGAAATTGCATATCGACTGGCTTTCAAATATTGGCATTGGAAAATTTGATGAAAGCAAAACCTATAAAAGCGAAAATTTAGTAAAAGCTTTTTACAACAATAAATATAAGCTACTGACCCTGTTTCCAGTCAATATTTCTGATGCCGTTATTTATAAAGATGCTCCCTTTGACGTTTTCAAGAGTAAAGAAAAGAACACTTTTTTCAATAGTTGGGACAGTATTAAAAATAATGTTTTACTGCATTGGGTAGATATAGAGGATAAGGAAGGGAGATATGGGTTAGCTTTATTTTCGGATGAGACTACAAGTTATGCCCATGGCCCAGGCATTCCACTTGGACTTACAACACAATATAGCGGCAGAGCGCTTTTTGGGGCAGACTATACATTAGATGGCGCGACCAACTTAAGTTACGCTTTATTACCTCATACCGGGAATTGGAAAAAAGGGGATGTAAACATGCAATCCGCCTATTACAACAGGCCGTTAACTGTAACGCTATTTAAATCAACCGGCCTGGAAAGAGATAATTGGAATAAGTCTTTTATGCATCTTGATAATAGTGGTTGTATATTAAGCGCTTTAATGATTGACCATAAAGATATCGTGATGAGATTATTCAATGCACAGGGGAAGGGTGGTCTTCACACAATCTATTTAGAAAAGCCGGCTAAGAATGCTGTAAGAGTGAAATTAAATGGGGAAGTCCAAGGGATGATTCCCATTCAAGATAATGGGAAAGCCTTTTCATTACGCATTCCGCCATTAGGATTTAGCACGATTCGTTTGGAAGGGATTGTGGATTAG
- the fucP gene encoding L-fucose:H+ symporter permease yields the protein MKKSKIPLTEKKYYLLFGFLTMIFLMWGLALTMMDVLNKHFQSVLHISKSKSAMIQFSTFGAYAVMALPVGHFMKKFGYKNAILFGLFLYAIGALLFVPAANAMSFNYFLLALFVLASGLATLETVAHPFIASLGDHRTSDLRINFAQSFNGLGGVIGPAIGSFFLLKAAQQHVEDLTAVKHLYITICLVICMMAILLVILPVSRQINHSVIRQNLKNASLTNLQPTEHLFKKKHFSFAVIAQFFNVAAQGGTWAYFINYGHEIMHFSDEKAGYFFSLSIFLLMIGRFAGTFLMRYIVPYKLLAFFAFSNIIMCLLVAQGAGWLSYIALLFINFFFSIMYPTIFSLGLKNMGTQTQKASSYIVMGVVGGAFFPPIMGLIADHDIAKAYYLPILCYLVILLFGLKYPVLNKASAGQFEFKTKNT from the coding sequence ATGAAAAAAAGTAAGATCCCCTTAACAGAAAAGAAGTATTATTTACTGTTCGGTTTTTTGACGATGATTTTTCTGATGTGGGGGCTTGCATTGACAATGATGGATGTATTAAATAAACACTTTCAATCGGTATTGCATATCTCTAAATCAAAATCAGCGATGATTCAATTTTCAACTTTTGGGGCCTACGCCGTAATGGCTTTACCGGTGGGTCATTTTATGAAAAAGTTTGGGTATAAAAATGCCATCTTGTTTGGTTTGTTCCTCTATGCGATCGGAGCCTTGTTATTTGTTCCGGCAGCCAATGCCATGTCCTTTAATTATTTTTTACTGGCTTTATTTGTGCTGGCTTCAGGGTTAGCTACTTTAGAAACAGTGGCACATCCATTTATTGCTTCGCTTGGAGATCATCGAACAAGTGATTTACGTATTAATTTTGCGCAATCATTTAACGGCCTTGGGGGCGTTATAGGCCCCGCAATTGGGAGCTTCTTTCTATTAAAAGCAGCTCAGCAACATGTAGAAGATCTTACAGCTGTTAAGCACTTATATATAACGATCTGTCTTGTGATTTGTATGATGGCCATCTTATTGGTTATTCTTCCTGTTTCCAGGCAAATAAATCACTCTGTAATAAGACAGAACTTAAAGAATGCAAGTTTGACTAACCTGCAGCCTACAGAGCATCTTTTTAAGAAAAAACATTTTTCATTTGCAGTCATCGCGCAATTTTTCAATGTTGCTGCACAGGGAGGCACCTGGGCGTATTTTATAAATTACGGGCATGAAATTATGCATTTCAGTGACGAAAAAGCCGGGTATTTTTTTTCACTTAGCATATTCTTACTGATGATAGGTCGTTTTGCCGGCACATTTCTTATGCGCTATATTGTTCCTTATAAGTTATTGGCATTTTTCGCATTTTCTAACATTATCATGTGCCTTTTAGTTGCCCAGGGGGCAGGATGGCTTTCTTATATTGCCTTATTGTTCATCAATTTCTTTTTTAGTATTATGTATCCTACCATTTTTAGCCTCGGCTTAAAAAATATGGGTACGCAAACACAAAAAGCATCCTCTTATATTGTAATGGGCGTAGTGGGTGGGGCATTCTTTCCTCCTATTATGGGACTTATTGCAGATCACGATATTGCTAAAGCCTATTATCTGCCCATCTTATGCTATTTGGTAATATTATTATTTGGCTTAAAATATCCTGTTCTAAATAAAGCATCTGCCGGGCAATTTGAATTCAAAACAAAAAATACCTAA
- a CDS encoding LacI family DNA-binding transcriptional regulator, with product MKKLSIVDIAKQLNISKTTISFILNNRAQEKRISEELVQKVQNFVKEVGYKPNPIAKSLRTGKTKTIGLMVENIADPFFAAIARHIENKANKNGYKIIYCSTDNDTQKTKALLSMFREQNVDGYIISPPVGVEEEIKSLIESHLPIVCFDRHLHDVKTDYIEVDNEASTLKATQYLIDQGFKDIAFITFASTQTQMQGRLKGYQEAVKKNSLPSYIKEVKFNPDEMVVIESILDFLKKHKNLDAVIFGALQAGTSGLKAIKKWAPKRLADLGIISFDDCDVFELFSPSISAIAQPIDQIAEYAIDLLLKRLNNINTSKERKNIIIHTELILRDSSTKNASK from the coding sequence GTGAAGAAATTATCTATTGTTGATATAGCAAAGCAATTGAATATATCCAAAACAACAATATCTTTTATTCTAAATAATCGTGCACAAGAAAAGAGAATCAGCGAAGAATTGGTTCAGAAGGTACAAAATTTTGTAAAAGAAGTAGGCTACAAACCGAACCCGATTGCCAAAAGCCTCAGAACAGGAAAGACAAAAACAATCGGATTGATGGTTGAAAATATTGCTGACCCATTCTTTGCTGCGATAGCCCGGCATATTGAAAACAAAGCCAACAAAAATGGCTATAAAATAATTTATTGCAGCACCGATAATGATACGCAAAAAACAAAAGCATTGTTAAGTATGTTCCGTGAGCAAAATGTAGACGGTTATATCATCTCCCCTCCTGTCGGTGTGGAGGAAGAAATCAAGTCACTGATTGAATCTCATTTGCCTATCGTTTGCTTTGACAGACATCTGCATGATGTAAAAACAGATTATATAGAAGTAGATAATGAAGCAAGTACTTTAAAAGCTACCCAATACTTGATTGATCAGGGATTTAAAGATATTGCGTTTATTACATTTGCTTCGACACAAACACAAATGCAGGGCCGATTAAAAGGATACCAGGAGGCTGTAAAAAAGAATAGCCTCCCGTCGTATATCAAAGAAGTCAAATTTAATCCGGATGAAATGGTGGTCATTGAGTCTATCTTGGATTTTTTAAAGAAACATAAAAACTTGGATGCCGTTATATTTGGGGCATTACAAGCCGGCACCAGCGGATTAAAAGCGATAAAAAAATGGGCACCTAAACGCCTCGCGGATTTAGGAATAATATCTTTTGATGATTGTGATGTTTTTGAACTTTTTTCTCCTTCTATTTCCGCCATTGCTCAGCCTATTGATCAGATTGCTGAGTATGCTATTGACCTTCTTTTAAAACGGTTAAACAATATAAATACCAGTAAAGAAAGGAAGAATATCATCATTCATACGGAATTGATATTAAGGGATTCTTCTACAAAAAATGCTTCAAAATAA